The genomic segment TAAATCTTGGGCATAGCTCAGCACTGGTAATGATAACCTCGTTCCTGGATGAGCTTTACTTTGTGGTAATGTTTCCACTCCTGGTTTTGCTGGCAGGTTACCATGGATTATTCGATATTGGTACCACAAACAGCATGGCCAAGGAGCTTTTAACATTCAGCATTATTGGCTACTCATTAAAACTTGCCTGGGTAATAACCTTGGTTTACGGTTTATTCTTTAACCCCCGTGGACTTAAATGGTTGTTACTTTTGATTTTTAAACTACCATTCCTGCGGCGATGGAAGCATGGAGCAAATCGCGCCGGCTCCGATATCATAAACAGCTCCAAGGAATACCGAAACAAGCCCACTTCGTTCTGGGTAAAGGTTGTACTGGCCTCGTTTCTCTCGTGGTCATCGCGTTTCCTGGTTGTGAATGCGTTACTTATGGCATTCTTTAGCATTGAGCACAACCTGCTAATTTTTGCACGCCAACTGGTAATGTGGATAATGATGTTAGTGAGTCCAACTCCCGGAGGTAGTGGCTTTGCCGAGTTTGTTTTTACCCGTTACCTTTCAGAATTTATCCCTGTTGATGCAGCATTAATTGTTCCTGTTTCTGTGGCAATGGCCTTACTATGGAGACTGGTTACATACTATCCTTACCTCTTCCTGGGTAGCATAATTTTCCCCCGCTGGGTTCGTCGACACTTCATCAAGTAAATACTTTTCAAACTGACAGCTCTAAAACAAATCGTTTTATAAAGCTGTTTAGTTTGATATTAAAAAAAGGAGGATATGAATTATTTCTATATTACCGGTACTAGCTCGGGAATTGGGTTGGCGCTTACTCGCCAAATACTAAGCAATGACAGCTCCTATGTGGTTGGATACTCACGTAGAAATGTAGTTAGCCACCATAGGTATAAACATATTCAAATTGACTTCAGCCAACTGGGAGCAGCAAGAGAGGTAGAAATACCTTTCTTTCCCAATGCCAAACACGTTATACTTATAAATAATGCTGGCATACTAGGCGATGTAAAACCTATAGGTAAAATAGATAATGAACAGCTAGAGAAAATATTCATGGTTAATACCGTTAGCCCTGCAATACTAACTAACCGTTTAATATCGTTATATCTACCTTCAGCTGAATTAATTACCATTGTTAACATCAGCTCCGGAGCAGCGCGCCATGCGGTGGAATCGTGGAGTGGGTACTGCGCATCCAAGGCAGCTATCGATATGTTTTCACTTGTGCTACATGCTGAACAAAAGCTGGTAGGCGACCCAAAGGTTAAAGTAATTTCATTAGCACCCGGAATAGTTGACACCCCCATGCAGGACTCGGTTCGTAAAGTTGACCCAACGTACTTTCCCCAATCCGAAAGGTTTCACCATTACAAGCAGAAAGGAATGCTTGCCTCAACCGAGCAGGTAGCAAAAAAAATCGTTGAGCTGATAGGTAACCCGCCCAACGATCCAATTATCGATTTACGTATGCTTTAATTACTCAACTCCCTGATGTACTTAATCATTGACTCGAAAATAAGCCTGCCGTCAGTATTGCCCAGTTCATCGTCCGAGGCACGCTCCGGGTGGGGCATCATACCAAAAACATTGTGGCGCTCATTGCATACACCGGCAATGTTCTCCACTGAGCCATTGGGGTTAGCACTTTCTGAAACCACTCCGCTCTCATCGCAATAGCGGAAAAGTATTTGACCGTTTATTCGCATTTGGGCAAGTGTATCCTTATCGGCGTAGTAACGACCCTCGCCATGGGCAATGGGAACCTTAAGCGCCCTGTCGCGGGGTAAGTACTTTGTAAGAGCAGTGTTCTTGCTGTCAGGTACCAGGTGAACATTCTTGCATATGAACTTTTGGCTGGTGTTGTGCAGTAATGCTCCCGGTAAAAGTCCACTCTCGCAAAGAATTTGGAAACCATTGCAAATACCAAACACGTAACCCCCATTATTGGCAAAATCAATTACCCTGTTCATTATTGGCGAAAACTTGGCCAGGGCCCCTGATCGTAGGTAATCGCCATAGGAGAACCCGCCCGGCAGAATTATCACATCAATATTGGGATCAAAATCGGTTTCCTTGTGCCAAAGGGTGACTACTTCTTGCTCAAGAATCTCCTTAATTACATATACTGTATCCTGATCGCAGTTGGAACCAGGGAATACAACTACTCCAAACTTCATGCTAATGCAATTAATATGCGTCAAAGATAGCCAATAATATAAAATCGTCAAAATTAGGTTTGAACCAATAACATTTTTGGTTTAAATTTGATAATCAATTATTAAAAAAATGATTAAAAACACTCTACGTCTTGGCTTTATAGCTATAGCTTTTGCATTTATCTTTGCAATCCTATTTATGGTGTACAGCACCATAACCTTCTACAATCCTGAAAGGGAAATTACCCTTCAAGTTTCACTAAACCCCGACACAGTTGCTATAAGTACGCCGTACCAACTGATTACATGGAACATTGGTTATGCCGGGTTAGGCGACAATATGGACTTTTTTTATGATGGGGGAAAGCAAACCCGCGATACTAAAGCACGAACATTAGAAAACCTCGATTCCATTAAAAAATTCATTCTACAAAACCGCACCGATTTTATTTTTCTTCAGGAAGTAGATTTAGCATCGCGTCGATCATACAACACCAATCAACTTCAAATTATTAGCCAAGCGGTTAACTACTTTACCTTCTTTGCCACCAACTATCAGGTGTCATTTGTTCCGGTTCCACTTAAAAACCCAATGGGCAATGTAAATTCAGGAATTATGACTCTTAGCCGCTTTACCCCAATGAATGCGGTAAGAGTTCAGCTGCCTGGCCTATCGCCATGGCCTAACAGGGTTTTTAACCTACGTCGCTGCCTGCTGGTTACACGCTTCCCGGTAAGTAATGGCCGTGAATTTGTGCTTATCAATACCCATAACTCAGCATTTGAAAACGATAGCCTCAAGATGGCTGAAATGAGTTTCATTCGCCAGGTAGCATTAAGCGAGTATGAAAAGGGAAATTATGTGATAATTGGAGGCGACTGGAATCAACTACCGCCCAATTTTCCGCCCGACAGGTTCGGAAATGCATACGAAACCAAGGCTTTCAAACCTCTTTCCATTGAAAGCAGCTTTATGCCAAGCGGATGGCAATGGGCTTTTGACCCATCAAAGCCTACTAATCGATATCTGGATAGGCCATTCAGTAACCAGTGCAGAACGGTTATTCTCGATTTCTTCCTGCTTTCGCCAAATATTCATATTACCGATATCGTAACCACCGACTTAAAGTTCAGGCATTCCGATCATAACCCCGTTAAACTATCATTTGTTCTCCTGCCAATCCAATAGTATCAATGGAAAATGCAATCTCATAATCCATTAGGTGATGTTAATCAAAGTTAATGCTATCTTTGCCATTTAGATTTTGTTTGTATTTAAGAAAAATCTATATTTAGCCTGATTATTGTTGATGATATCTGCTTAATGAGATAATGCCAAGCCAGCGTATGCAGGTAACCGACCAGGATTTACAGTATTTTGTAAATACTATTAAAAGTGTTTCAAAGTATGACTTTTCCGAGTATTCGGAGAAGTCGCTTAAGCGCCGTTTGCAAAAAATTCTTGAAGATTACAACCTCGACCTAACCTCCCTGCTTACCTCGCTCCGGCTCGATAGGGATTTTCTGGAGAAAGTGGTCAAGGAAGTAACGGTTAATACAACAGAGTTATTCCGCGATCCACCGGTTTGGCATCTTTTGCGCTCGCGTATTCTACCCCGATTCAAGAACAACAAAACCATAAATATTTGGCATGCCGGTTGCTCCACCGGACAGGAGGTTTACTCCATGATGATTCTCCTGAACGAGATGGAAATGCTCGACAAGGCAAAAATATTTGCAACCGACCTAAACTCCGATGTGCTGGATGCTGCTAAGCAAGGAGTATACAAATACCGCTTTAACCTAGGCTATCTGGACAATTTCGATAAGGTTATTAAGCAAAACCCTCTCAACTTTGAGGAGTATAACGACGTTCCATACGAAAAGTATTTCGATATCGATAAGGTAAGAGATACTATCACCATGAAAAAGTTCTTAACCGAGCGTCCCATTTTCCGCAAACACGACCTTGTGGTCGATGGCAATATCTTTTTTGCCAAGTTCGACCTTATACTTTGCCGTAACGTAATCATTTACTTTAACTACTCGCTCCAGAACAAGGTTTTTGAACTCTTTCATAATAATCTTTACCCCAAGGGGACATTACTGCTTGGGATGCACGAAACCATACTTGGCCCTTGGGCTTCCCGTTTTGAACGATTAGGTCAGGCTTACATAAAAAAATAAATTTTACCATGAAGGCTTTTGCTAACATGAAACTTGCACAAAAAGTTCAACTTGCCATAATCCCTTTAATGGTTGTGCTCTTTGCCTTTGCAGGTTTAACCCTAAATTACTTTTCCCGTACCAGAACCATTAATAACGCCGTTAAAGAGGCTTACGTTTACATTGATAGGTTAATTGACATTGCTAACATAGTTGAGCAAAAAACTGGAAAAGGTTTAACCTCAAACGATATATTTGAGCTAAAGCCCTATTTCAATAAGCCAGCATTCAACAAAACCGATTTCCCCTCATTGATTTCCAGGAACGGCGAATACGTTTTACACATTACCCGCCAGGGAGCACGACTCCCAATGAAGACCATTCAGGAAATTAAGAACCTCAAAGCCAACGAGGGCTTCATATACTACCAGGATATTACCGATGACATTACGGAGAACCGAATACTTGTTTACAAGTACTACAAACCATACAATGCCTACTTTGCTATTTCAGTAAGTCCAACCGAAGTTCTTGAGCAGGTCAAGGCTAACAGGAGAGCCATGATTGCCATCGTTTTCCTCTCTTCGTTGATATCTGCACTTGTTGTATGGCTTTTGCTCAAACCTATCACAAAACAACTGGCCCACCTCTCCGTTCGACTAAAACAGCTTGCACAGGGCGAGATTCCTCCGGCTGTTAAAGTTACTGACAGGAGCGAGCTGGGAACCTTAGCAGAGTCGCTAAACAGCTTAATCGACGGGCTTAAGAGTACTACTGAATTTGCACGGCAAATTGAACAAAACAAACTCGATTTTGACTTTAAGCCTCTCAGCAAAAACGATCAGCTTGGATTGGCTTTACTACAAATGCGCGAAAGCCTAAAACGAGCCCAACAGGAAGAGGCTAAGCGTAAGAAGGAGGATGATATCCGTACATGGATTAACGCAGGTCTTGCCAAGTTTGGCGATATACTTCGTCAAAACAACAATAACCTTAACCTCCTTGCCGATAATGTTATCCAAAACCTGGTAAACTACCTTGATGCTAACCAGGGAGGAATTTTCATGTTTAAGGAGTACGAATCGGAAAAACACCTCGAACTCCTCTCGGCCTTTGCCTATAACCGGAAGAAATTCCTTCAAAAAAGCATTATGCTTGGCGAGGGACTTGTGGGCACCTGTGCGGTTGAGAAGCAAACCATTTACCTGAAAGAAATCCCAAGCGATTACATTGCCATTACCTCTGGGTTGGGTGAGGCCACCCCAACATCGCTGCTCATTGTTCCCCTTAAGCTTGAGGATGAGATTTTTGGTGTTATAGAGATAGCGTCGTTCAATGAGTTTGCCCCATACCAAATTGAGTTTGTTGAAAAGGTTAGCGAGAGCATAGCCTCAACCCTGAACTCGGTTAAGAATAATATCAGAACCCGTGAGCTGCTTGAACAATCGCAACAGCAACGTGAGGAAATGGCTGCACAGGAAGAAGAGATGCGCCAGAACATGGAGGAAATGCAAGCCACCCAGGAGGAAATGCAGCGTAAGAACCTTGAACTCGAAATCATCACTTCAGCCATTAACCAATCGTTGGTATCATGCTCACTTAACGACGATGGTTTTATTGTCGACTCCAACCTGGTATTCCAGGAGATGACCGGCTACAGCAAGGTTGAACTTGAGGGAATGCTGCTTGAGAGCTTAATTGTCGACTCACAGCGTGAGGAGTTTAGCAAGCTATGGAAATCTGTCCTTAACGGACAATCAATCAATACAACCCTTCACCTGGTTGGAAATAATGGCAGGGAACGCTTCCTGCTTGCTTCACTCACACCCGGTTTCGATCCCATGGGATTGCTAATCAAGATACTCCTTGTGGGGCACGATATAACCGAGTCAAAGAAACTCGAATTGATGACCCAGCAGCAAGCCAAAGAAATTGAAAAGAATATCAAGCGCATTAAGGAAGAGCAGGAGATATCGAACCTGCGCCAGCGCGAGATGGAAACCCTGCTCAAGGCTCTTGACCAAAACTGCCTGGTTACCATAATAGAACCCGATGGCCTTATTACCTACATCAATAACAAAAATGTAGAGGTGCTGGGCGACAAAAAGGAAGACATTGAGAACCGATTCATTCAGGATATTGATTTTACCGCTAAAAATAAACCCAAAGAATTTGAACGTTTTTGGAAATCGCTTCATAAGGGAACCAAACAAACCCGTGAGTTCTCACTTGATGTAAAAGGCGAAACCCGATGGGTGCTGGAAAACTACACCCCAATCATGGATGAAAATGGTAACCTTTACAAAATAATAAATATTGCCCTGGATATAACCGAGAATAAACGGAAAGAAATGGAACTAAATGCTGTTATTGAACAGCTTAAGCAACAGCTCAAGAAATAGTGA from the Tenuifilum sp. 4138str genome contains:
- a CDS encoding lysylphosphatidylglycerol synthase transmembrane domain-containing protein; its protein translation is MHKQTAHIKENPAQRIKAKLALIPVLLGLGVTGVLLYNEFNPRAFDVINFTWKSALWLMLAWLFMVGRDLGYTLRLMILSDGKFRFWKALRVIMLWEFTSAITPSAIGGTSVAIVYVNKEGLNLGHSSALVMITSFLDELYFVVMFPLLVLLAGYHGLFDIGTTNSMAKELLTFSIIGYSLKLAWVITLVYGLFFNPRGLKWLLLLIFKLPFLRRWKHGANRAGSDIINSSKEYRNKPTSFWVKVVLASFLSWSSRFLVVNALLMAFFSIEHNLLIFARQLVMWIMMLVSPTPGGSGFAEFVFTRYLSEFIPVDAALIVPVSVAMALLWRLVTYYPYLFLGSIIFPRWVRRHFIK
- a CDS encoding SDR family NAD(P)-dependent oxidoreductase; translated protein: MNYFYITGTSSGIGLALTRQILSNDSSYVVGYSRRNVVSHHRYKHIQIDFSQLGAAREVEIPFFPNAKHVILINNAGILGDVKPIGKIDNEQLEKIFMVNTVSPAILTNRLISLYLPSAELITIVNISSGAARHAVESWSGYCASKAAIDMFSLVLHAEQKLVGDPKVKVISLAPGIVDTPMQDSVRKVDPTYFPQSERFHHYKQKGMLASTEQVAKKIVELIGNPPNDPIIDLRML
- the purQ gene encoding phosphoribosylformylglycinamidine synthase subunit PurQ; this encodes MKFGVVVFPGSNCDQDTVYVIKEILEQEVVTLWHKETDFDPNIDVIILPGGFSYGDYLRSGALAKFSPIMNRVIDFANNGGYVFGICNGFQILCESGLLPGALLHNTSQKFICKNVHLVPDSKNTALTKYLPRDRALKVPIAHGEGRYYADKDTLAQMRINGQILFRYCDESGVVSESANPNGSVENIAGVCNERHNVFGMMPHPERASDDELGNTDGRLIFESMIKYIRELSN
- a CDS encoding endonuclease/exonuclease/phosphatase family protein; this translates as MIKNTLRLGFIAIAFAFIFAILFMVYSTITFYNPEREITLQVSLNPDTVAISTPYQLITWNIGYAGLGDNMDFFYDGGKQTRDTKARTLENLDSIKKFILQNRTDFIFLQEVDLASRRSYNTNQLQIISQAVNYFTFFATNYQVSFVPVPLKNPMGNVNSGIMTLSRFTPMNAVRVQLPGLSPWPNRVFNLRRCLLVTRFPVSNGREFVLINTHNSAFENDSLKMAEMSFIRQVALSEYEKGNYVIIGGDWNQLPPNFPPDRFGNAYETKAFKPLSIESSFMPSGWQWAFDPSKPTNRYLDRPFSNQCRTVILDFFLLSPNIHITDIVTTDLKFRHSDHNPVKLSFVLLPIQ
- a CDS encoding CheR family methyltransferase; amino-acid sequence: MPSQRMQVTDQDLQYFVNTIKSVSKYDFSEYSEKSLKRRLQKILEDYNLDLTSLLTSLRLDRDFLEKVVKEVTVNTTELFRDPPVWHLLRSRILPRFKNNKTINIWHAGCSTGQEVYSMMILLNEMEMLDKAKIFATDLNSDVLDAAKQGVYKYRFNLGYLDNFDKVIKQNPLNFEEYNDVPYEKYFDIDKVRDTITMKKFLTERPIFRKHDLVVDGNIFFAKFDLILCRNVIIYFNYSLQNKVFELFHNNLYPKGTLLLGMHETILGPWASRFERLGQAYIKK
- a CDS encoding PAS domain-containing protein, with amino-acid sequence MKAFANMKLAQKVQLAIIPLMVVLFAFAGLTLNYFSRTRTINNAVKEAYVYIDRLIDIANIVEQKTGKGLTSNDIFELKPYFNKPAFNKTDFPSLISRNGEYVLHITRQGARLPMKTIQEIKNLKANEGFIYYQDITDDITENRILVYKYYKPYNAYFAISVSPTEVLEQVKANRRAMIAIVFLSSLISALVVWLLLKPITKQLAHLSVRLKQLAQGEIPPAVKVTDRSELGTLAESLNSLIDGLKSTTEFARQIEQNKLDFDFKPLSKNDQLGLALLQMRESLKRAQQEEAKRKKEDDIRTWINAGLAKFGDILRQNNNNLNLLADNVIQNLVNYLDANQGGIFMFKEYESEKHLELLSAFAYNRKKFLQKSIMLGEGLVGTCAVEKQTIYLKEIPSDYIAITSGLGEATPTSLLIVPLKLEDEIFGVIEIASFNEFAPYQIEFVEKVSESIASTLNSVKNNIRTRELLEQSQQQREEMAAQEEEMRQNMEEMQATQEEMQRKNLELEIITSAINQSLVSCSLNDDGFIVDSNLVFQEMTGYSKVELEGMLLESLIVDSQREEFSKLWKSVLNGQSINTTLHLVGNNGRERFLLASLTPGFDPMGLLIKILLVGHDITESKKLELMTQQQAKEIEKNIKRIKEEQEISNLRQREMETLLKALDQNCLVTIIEPDGLITYINNKNVEVLGDKKEDIENRFIQDIDFTAKNKPKEFERFWKSLHKGTKQTREFSLDVKGETRWVLENYTPIMDENGNLYKIINIALDITENKRKEMELNAVIEQLKQQLKK